Genomic segment of Citrus sinensis cultivar Valencia sweet orange chromosome 7, DVS_A1.0, whole genome shotgun sequence:
attattatttggcacgataagcccttagcaccatattgattagagcgtggttcatgaggtgtggattcccccctcatgatttaattggcattaatacggattatttagcccatgatgcatgttgatacggatccagatacccaagtacgtcatttcaatagaattatcttcaatttattctcgccattgcaattccaattttagaatttattctcgccattttaatttaagttttagcatataccaaatcatttccaccataaacccaacaacccatttacaaaattaattctatacacaattaaaatccacctcctcgtgggatcgacactcgtcaccatagatctatactacaatagattcgtgcgcttgcgagtacattaaaatttgcacaacaatgaCCAAAGAATCAAGCAAATGAAACTCATTCCAGGCAGGCAAGTCTTACTTTATAACTTAAGATTAAAGCTCTTTCCTGGAAAATTAAATCTAGATGGTTAGGACCTTTCTAACTTATCAAAGTATATTCTCATGGGGTTGTTGAACTTCAAGATGAAAGAATAAGTCAAGAATTCAAGGTGAATGGGCATAGAGTGAAGCATTACATGGGAACTACTGTGAATCACCCAACGGAGGACCTGTTCCAAAGGGATCTAACATGAGCAATTAAGGATGGATAGgctaaaagaacaaaaaacaaGCACTagttgggaggcaacccaatgagagattttttttaatttttctttaaacattAAGTCTAGATGTGCATActttttgtttactttttgtCATTCTAATTCGAgcattcaatttcttttctacCTTTTCATACAGTaagtttttgttaaaaaaaaatctgggCAAAGAAATTGACAGGAGTTGCTGCAACATTATAGCCAACATGGCAGTTGGAAGTTGGTTCTCAATCAACGGGGAAATTTATCGTTGTTGCTACAGCAACGAATTAATTACTACAGCAGCGATTTTTACCACTGCACTAACAATCCTTGGACTTTTACCATTAAAAGGCTGACAGCTTGCGTCagtagattaaaattaaagataaagaGAGATTATGCAATCCCTAAATTACCgtaatatatattctttttctttttcaattaaatcagtttttaaaatctaaaaattctttCTAAGTTATCCTTttaattactttcatttttctatttttttcctctcgctataaattagggttttatttttcaatttaattacaactCTTTCTATCTCGATCAATAATGctcaacaatatttacaactctttttaccttctatttttgttttcaacacAATACAATTTTGTTCAAACTGCGACAACAATTGTGAAATTTAAGACACAAGTTGCTAGATTGAACGACCCTCCACGCTTCCACAGCTATAGAGCCAAAGACAAATTTAAGGAATTTATAAAGCCACGAAAACTTTGGAGGAAAAGGGCTTTATATTCCCAAAGCAATCAACGGGAGTAATAAACAACATCTATAATACTGTAGCATGAAAAGGATGGGTAAAATTTTGCTCACACCCCCGAGATCCAATCATCTCGGTTGTAAAAGAATTCTACTCCAACTTACTACAGCAAGATCAACACAATATCTTTATAAGGCAAGTACAAGTTCCTTTAAACTCTAGAGTTATTAATGCCTTTTATGATTTACCTACTGTCATAGCGTGTAAATATACACAATTTGTCGAGAACACGATGGTGAAGAAATGAGGGGAAGTTTTTAAAACCTTGACTGTCCCAGGTAGTGAATAGATGAACGAAGAGGGACGAGTGGTTAGTAGGATAGATTTGAAACTTATTGCCAAGGTTTGTGCAATGTTTTTTAAGTCTAGATTAATGTCAACTACTCACAGTACCACAGTTTCTCAAGACAGACTCATCCTCTTTTATGCTATAGTTAAAGGCTTAACTATAAATGTAGGCAAGATCATCGAGAAGGAAATAAGATATTGTGTAATGAAGACACAAAAATCTATTGCATTGTTATTCCTTTCTCTTATCACGGGGATATGTGAAGCCTCAGAAGTGTAACTTGAGGACAATGATGAACGAATAAAGAATAAAGGGGTCATTGCGGTGAAGACAATTGAGAGGATTACTGTATAATCTACAGCTGTAGCAACCACAACAAATACAGAACAAGCTACATGGATTGAGAATATACTTCAAGAACTTAGTGAAGCCGCGAAAGCATTTGTCCAAGCACAGATGGAAGAAAATTAGAGATTTTGGACATACAACATTTTCGAGCACAAAAGCACCAATTTTCcttatacataaaaaataaagatacaaACTTTCTAGAATCGTAGCTGCAACAGCTTAATTTCGGAGAAGCTGGGGAAGCTGTTCCAGTAGAAGGGAGTGAAGATCCAGAGGCTGAAGGAGAATTTGATTAAGAACAGCAGTCAAAGCAACATATGGAAGAAAATTACAGATTTTGGGCATACAACATTTTCAAGAACAAAAGCACCAATTTGctttatacataaaaaataaagatacaaACTTTCTAGAATCGTTGCTGCAACAACTTAATTTCGGAGAAGCTGAGGAAGCTGTTCCAGTAGAATGGAGTAAAGATCCAGAGGCTGAAGGAGAATTTGAGTAAGAACAATAGTCAGAGCAACATGAAGTAGTGgaagaaaaagaggaagagTAAGCATATTATGAGGAAAAGGAGGCAGAACCTCCAAAAGTGACTCTCACACgcaaaggaaaagagaaaatttgggTTAAAGAAGAGTCAGAATCAGAGTGGGAAGAGGATGTGGATGCGACCATAGAGGAAGCTATTAGTAGTGTCATGACCTAACCCAGACctaataagatattttctgttttgggccttaacaagacCCGCACAGTTTTGTTCTTGGGCCGCCCATATATCACTGTTGAGGAACAACTAGCAGCAGCACTTGCACAAGTTGCTACACAACCAACCATAATAAAATCCCTCATTACAACCCTCAAGGTTTCCAGCAAACACAAAATGTACAGCCTTCTAGAGGTGCTACAACACCAAAAGTGCTagaacacaaaagaaaaaagtaaactCAGCCCAAAGCAACTGAAGCTGCTAGAACCCTTTAAATAAGTCCAACTcaaagcaagaaaaagaaacaactaGATGCTACGTCAGTAGGTTCACCTAAGGAACATTTGCGAAGTATAACTAAGAAAAAGTGACCCTTTTTCAACAAGAGCTACAATAGAACATTCAACAACATGGGAGTATCCCCTGTCAGCCCTATTTAGTTTTCCAATTTCTgaaacttttcttttgttttctttatttcaaattgtTCATTTCTTTATAGTTAGTATATGCATGTTgtctttaatcattttatatgCATTTGAGGACACAATacctctcaagtttgggggggcTGTGCTATAGTGTAGTGTGTTAATGAATGAATGTGTTTCTGTTATATGTATTGCCTTGTTTATCTAGTAATTTTCAGTGGATTATAGAACCCAATGAGGATGAATTGAGTGTTGATATTTGGCAATGAATGATTGCCAAGTAGAGATAATTTATAGACAAAGGTTGAAACTCTGCATTCACACTTAGGCTTTGGTTGTGTTTTGTGAGTCTGTTGTAGCAAAGCCAAGAAGACCAAAAAGGttagaaaatatctcaagtttgggggggggggtttaGATTTATCATAAACTATGCTTGATATGAAATAAATCTTGCTCCAATGGCTTAGTTGCTGAGTAACTAGGGCTGAGTATGTACCCCATATGCAGATTTGAGTTAAAAGGCAGCAAGAGTTATGAGCATTGTTGTAGaaagtgataaaaaaaaaaaaaagagagaaagctCATTTGTCTAGAATATTGAGTAGCAGATCTTTTCATAAGCCtcatgttcagccttgagttAAAGGTGTTTATAGATAAGACTATCATGTAGCATTTTACATGTTATTGTTATAACAACTTTGATATGTGTATTGGTTAAGTAATTGTGTGTCATCGTTATAAGTGATAGACATTCACATGAAACATCAATGATACATTGAAgagtgtaaaaaaaaaaatttactgtaGCATAGTTTGAACTTATTTTTGACTTATGTTCCCCCATATATTAATATACTTATGCTTTATTCTTGAGTTATATGTGATATCTGTGTGATGCTGCAGCATCTCTGGAACTTGATCAAGAAGTCACACACATAGTGTGGACAAAATAAGACCTAAGTTTAGAACTTGAGCTGCTATGACAATTTTGCGTGGTTAAAAGTGTGATCTAAGGGTTGATGAATCCTAGCAAGCTTGATGACAGAGCTAAATTGTTTTTTGCATGATTGTGTGATTGAAGTGTTAATgttgttgtcattacttgaggacaagtaatagtttaagtttgggggtgtgataactctatgaaatgagagttatcatgatatttttatacttaaatcaatattacttagagagtaaatgatgtgtttttattacattttagttACATTTAGCATAAGTAtccttttagtttatttttaataaattgagttGTTTTAGATCATTTTGTGCTTAGATTATATGCATGATTGTAGGTGACCGAAAAGCTCAAGTTTTAGCGATGGAATGCTACTGCAACTGACCTACACAGATGATATAATAACCTGGATACAAAGGAGTTAAAACAAGTCTAGAATAATGAAGATGTTGTAACCGTTGCTGCAGTAATCCTAGagtaatgaaaaaaaatggattttgTGTGCAATAACTAAAAGATTGCAATTTGAAGTTTCTAAAAAATAGAGGATACGCACCACAAACTTTCGTTTACCCTAATTCTAAGTTATAAAAAGAGTAcgcatgaaaagaaaaagagagagttgTCACCCAAAGAGAATAATAGATAAAAACAacaaggaaataaaaaattaagatagaGATTTGAGAGAAATAACCCAATAAGTTTTTGGTGCCGTTGCTGGGGAATAATTGTTCATTgtgatttatgaaattaatcttgatctatgctaatttttaatttaattttaatttgtttattttgttgatagAAGTGCTCTAATAGCCTTTGATGTGGAAATATAAACCTATTGAATTCCAGTTTAATctagaaatttaaagaactaCAAAGAGAATGAGAAAAGagtaaagaaattcaaaaccTGTTATAGCAATGGATGATTTGCAAGGCACGAGGAATTTGAATTCTCGAGGAGAAATATAACCAATAAATGCCCAAGGAGGTCAAGAAGGTCAGAATGGGCAGATTATTTATGGGCAAATAGggaataacaatattattcatATGGCAGATGATAGAGACAAAGTCATTAGAGATTATGCAGTGTTGACCCCTCAAGCCATAAACCCTGGAATAGTTAGACCCGAACTGCAAGCTGATAATTTTGAGCTCAAACCAATGATGTTTCAGATGCTTCAAATAGTAGGGCAATTCAATGGACTGCCATTAGAAAATCCTCATTGTTGTATGATTTctaatgctattggtgtcaatgtgcaagtgtacacaacaagtaatataatgataagtatTTAAAATTGTCTCCttagggattgatgttatagCAATTTCTACAACAATCTTgtcaattcaattttaaattaattacaaaataacaattgataaaattgattaccTAAAATTTACAAGGCAATAATAAAGTGTAATTAAGAAGAATTTAAACTTAAACACCAGAGACTAATTAATGAGAAtggagtagttgagtgattaaattcttttatgctgtgtttactttctggagtgggagtgaggagtgtagattcctcccactccagtgtttacttcaACTAATTAAGGAAGGattgggaatcccactccgtgggccccacccatttttggagtggggagtgggagtgggaatccactcctaCCTCTCCCTTTTctacctttttttaatttaatttaatttgatttaatattttatatttaataaactaaataatattatatttttttaaatattattattatatttaactaaataataatttacattgattataagttaaaattactttaaaataatattattacattaatagagacttaataaatattactatatgctgtctttatttaataatataatattattatatttatttaaaaaataatagtactttatttatttaatattaataattaataataataaatagtttattctaagaaaatattaattttgtactaaataatattatattaataaataataaatttaatataattatattaaataaaataaagtttcattttatatttacccttctttttattaaatttactataattatatttaataaatatttaaataatattattatatttaattaaataataattgggtttgattctaagtttaatttacttaaaaataataatattatattaatagagaattaataatattattatataccatctttatttgaaaatataatattattatatttatttaaaaattatagtattatatttatttaatattaataattaatactaataaatagtttattctaagaaaatattaatttcatacgaTGTTAacagtaaaaatatttcatttatattgcccttatcaacaatttttaatttatataattaaaattaaaattaataaaaattgtgatggtcataattaagaatattaattattattataaatttacaaatataataaaataaatatttattcattaaatatatttttattaactttgtaattaaaaattattattctttaaataaggataaaattataatttgaaactatttactcccaatccaagacaaagtaaacacataaattggattatGATCTTCATTTCATGCTTCAATTTTAGTGcaagtaaacaacctactctcaatcccactccacactcccaatcctaggattcctactcctcaggattcccactacaatccaaaaagtaaacgctaccttaATGGTTTTGACTATGTTCCtaatttttggtttggtttctACATCATCTGCTACAGTACACCCTTAGTTGTCGCTTGTTTGATATCTTATATCTTGATACAACTTAACAGTGACCAATTGTTATGCTAACATAAGATATAAAATTACATGCCTAGATTCTAATTACCCTGTaaggtgaatccctatgtCAAGTTCATCATAAGTTTTAGATTAAGTATGACATTTTTCGAATCAAGTTAAACTCAACTCaggaaacccaatctaaaaccaagtattgctttgatatgttccactaagttGGGCATTTTTTAGGCTTTTTCTTAGCTAGTAtcactaaatgggtggtcagtCGAAAtagtaaattgaaataaatattattaaaacaacATGCTATGGCAAACATGTAGCAACATAGAATATTAGTCAATTAACtatcaagattgtttatcacctAATCACACGTAATtttagttcataatttattagaaaacaaaaaccaaaatagtTTTAGCCATCAAACAaatcactacaagaaaactgACAATAGATAACGGACAACTTGTGACAGAAATGACTTATATCATAAATGTATGACAGACTCGTGATAGAATTTTAGtctatcataaattaatgatggtttTGTAATAGAATTATTGTATATCAAGAATTGATGATAGAGTCGTGATGTAAATTTACTCTATCACGAAATCATAatagaattatttgattttgaccATTTTTGActaacttttaatatattatttcatttaaaaatataaaaaatataaaaaataaaacaaaaacgaTGGCGTTTAAGTGTGCGTTTACATAAAACGCAAAATTTTGTCTAGGTGTTACATTTGCTCACTCACCAAACATTTTTCCTCACTCTCTCATAATAGAAACCCTAGAATAAAAATCGATCAGAAAAGCCACCATTCTGCCACCGTCCAAACCATCATTCTCAATTGGACACCCATTTCGCATCGTTTTTCAGTCTCTTTGTCCTTTCGCCACAAGTTGTTCAGCGAACCCTCACCTTCGGTTCGATTCTTGCAAGGTAAATGCTTagtgtctttttcttttcaatttgtcCTTTGAATTGGGTCCAGAAATCATGGGGTTTGTATTTagaatgagtttttttttgtaaaaacttATTAGTTCTGATTTACATGAAATGGTgacaaatttttgtttgtaaatcTGTCATGAGGATGATAATCATGATTCAAGTAATTGATTTTGGTGCACTAAGCTGCAGAAACAATAGCATTAAtctggtttttgtttttgatgtTACAAAACTAcagaaaaaagttaaatccTTTTGCCAAAAACTGTAAAAACAGCAAGCAAATTTGTGTTGCTTTTTCTGCTGTTCAAAAGTGCATAAACAGTTGTTGTTTCTGCTATCCAAAAATACAGAAACGACTGCTATTTTTGCTATTGAAATGTGTAAAGACAGCTGTTGTTTTTGCTGTTGAAATGTGCAAAGCGGTTGTACCTTCAAAATTAAGGAAAACTATactatttatgaatttattttatcaaaattatagaGTTTTAGCGCTATGCTCAAGTTTTACTCGTATCATCATTGGAGTTGGACACAGTTTAATAGTTGACGATGAAAACTGGTAGTCTTTAACCAACTTCTGCAAAAGATAGACTTCCTACTAGGAGAGTTGACTGGCACAATTTCTAAAGAATTAATGAAGTTGGAATAGTAGATATTTGGGTGACGGCTTTCTAATTCATTGAtaagttgaattttttaatggagCTAAAGCTTTTGTGCTTTCCTATGAGATCTTATGTTGGTCGCATAATGCAGGTATTAAAGCTAGGGGTTTTATATTTGGGCCTCCTATTGCATGGGCTATTGGGGCAAAGTTTGTTCCTATGAGGAAACCTAAGAAGCTTCCTGGTAAATCTTTACATCTACTTTAGTAATCTCCTGCTTGGCTGTGTAGTTTTCTGGCTTCTAGAGAAATTTTGGATAACCAaagaatttataataatttaaggtGTGAAGTGTGGCTCAAACTACATGCTTTAGCAACTGTTTCAGTGACAGAACAAATCACAGTAATGTCAAAATGGTGAAAAGTTTGGCAACACTTGCATTCATACTCTTCAGTGTGCATGGTATTTTACTTTGGTTTTGTCGAAAGTCTGAATATCCAAGATAACACCATTTCTACGATTTTATAGTATTTTGCACTAGTTTGGTGTTAACTGGCCTCATATGCTTACTGTTGCTCTCTACTTGTTcccacaaatattttatacttctGTAGAAATTGTTGTGCACGGTTGAATCTTTTTGAAGCATACTTTCtccaatttcaaatgttattTTCCCACCTTGATAAATGGACAATGGCCCTATGAAACCAACTCAACAAATTACTTATTACAGAAAGTGTGAATCTGATCGTATTGGTGGTTGAGTAACCATTCTAGATTGTAGTATTCTCAGTTCTTTTGCTCTaattaaaatgagaagaataTTAGGATTTACTTCCCATGAAATTGCTACAAAAAACATGCAGCTTAAAATAAATGGAGGGGTTGTGTTGTAGCTGAAAAAGTATGTTccaatatttaaaagtttagaAAAGAGTAGAGGTGACTTCAAGTTAGAATTGCAGGCACCTCAACTAGAGTCAACGCTTAGCTATAAAGCAACATGATTACTTTTGGCTGTGGTActcttaaatgaaaattttggagTTGTTTCACTTAACCAAATATTGGTTATGCAACTCTTATTACGAGGATTGGTAcctttatatttattgaatgcTAACTGTTTTGCCATTTGATGGTCTCATTAGGGGAGATTATTTCCGAAGAGTATTCCTTGGAATATGGAAAATATGTAATGGAGATGCATGTATGTGCTGTACAAGCAGGGGAGCGTGCTTTAATAGTAGACGATCTAGTTGCAATTGGTGGGACCTTGTCTGCTGCAATCAGGCTACTTGGTAGTATGCAAAAccatatatttatattgataTACATACAAATGCTGAATGCTTGCTTTTCTTCAtacattcttcttttttcataCAGCTGCTGTTTTTGCTGTCGAAATGTGCAAAGATAGCTGCTGTTGTTCTGTTCAAAAGTGCAGAAACAACAGTTGTTTCTGCTGTTTTGAACAGGAAAAACAGTAGCTGTGTCTGAAATGCACTGATGATTCGTGtctgaattaattttgttcccATGAATCTTGCAGGTCGCTttgtaagttttaattttcatttagagCGCTGTCAGAAGATGGTATTGTTACTGGAATTTTCACTGGAAGTCTTACTAGAAGTCTTGTTGTTGGAGTACTTGCATTAATCTTTGGAAGTTTTGTTGGGTAACTTGGCTTGGTGGCCGGAATTCTTATTGATTTTCTTAGAGTTTGATTGGAATTTAACCGTCATTTAATACTTTAGGatgatttttttcaatttgggaTATTTTACTATGTGTTGGTGGTGATCACATTGgatattagatttatttttttttaaaattaatttgttggattgaatgaatgttaattaatattaatttttttatgatattcattttattaattaattaaatttgtaaataagaattcattaataaattataattataatataattttaaaaaatcaaaactttatgACGGGAAAAAGTCATCATATATtctatcataaataattttttgccaaaattaaataataaattttcaaataataattgaattttctaccaaaaatttaaaaaaattggcccgaaaatttaaataaattttaatttaatttaattatttttttactttaaaatattgtatgACGGATATATGACTATGAAATACAATCATGAATTCATGATAGAAAATATTCtgtcataaattaatgacaatgACATAGATGATGAATGAACTGTCTGTCATACACTTTCCTTTTATGACAGTTATTTTCTGTCATCTATTGcttattttcttgtagtgaatTTTCATAACAATATAGAAACAAGAGAACAAGAACAGGTGTTGAAATTCGCTCGGTGTTCTTCTTGAATTTGTTGTTGCCTTCCTTACTTTTCTCTCTTGATCTCAGTTTGTTTTTTCTTGTGTTATTTCTCTCTCATCTTCTCTAATGACGGCCCCCCTTTTCGTTGTAATGTGCTCCTTTTATAAGTTGAAATTAGGGTTACCAGAAACGTATGGCCGTGAATCTCttatttttggaaactttagattgtaattttctatCTAATGTGCGAAATCTCGTTTATCGTTGCTTTAGTCGTTGCTACAGCAACAATACTACAACATATTGCTCTAGCATCTTCATTATTACAGGCTTGTTTTAATTCCATTACATCCAAGTTCTTTTGTAACTTTGCACACCTCTTGCTACAATATTCCATTCGCGAAATTTGAGTTTCTTggtcacctacaattatgcacataATTAGAGCACACAATAATCTAAAAACATatgaattttatcaaaattaaacttaaatgaCTATTcatgcaaaatgtaactaaaatgcaacaaaaacatatcatttattctctaagtaatattgatttaaaaataaaaagtcacgataactctcatttcatagggTTATCACTCATTTACATCTCAAGTTGTTTTTGGAAGTAAGTGATATTTTCAAGATTACTGAAACATCACAGGAAGCATTGAGGCTCAGACTTTTCCCGTTTTCTTTAAGGGATCGAGCAAGAGTATGGCTGAACTCTCTGCCACCTAACTTCATTACTACATGAAATGATTTGgctaacaaattttttatgaaatactTTTCACCGACCAAGAATACAAAATTGAGGATTGAGATCACatctttccatcaacttgaagatgaaaaaTTGTATGATGCATGGAAAAGATTCAAGGAGCTACTCATGAGATGTCCTCATCATGGAATTCCTTGTTGTACGCAGGCCATGTAGTGTTTTCTAATGGAATTGAAGTTGATAAAGCTAAAGTTGAAGTCATCTCAAAATTACCTTCACCAAAGACAATTAGGGAAGTCCATTTCTTTTTAGGATATGACGGGTTTTATAAAAGGTTTATAGAAGACTTTAGTGACACATTTAAACCACTTTGTAACCTCCCGATAAAAGATACATTATTTGAGTAGACCGAAGATTGTCAGAAGCcctttgaaaatataattagtctttttaaaatttgccCTTATAATGCAACCCCCTGATTGGTCTTTGTCTTTTGAGCTAATGTGAGATGTTAGTGATTATGCAATTAGAGCTATTCTAGGGCAAATAAAAGAAGGTAAGCCCGTTGTCATTTATTACACAAGTAGAAATTTGAATAATGCCCAAATGAATTACAccacctttgaaaaaaatacttgCGATAATATTCGTATTCGATAAACTTATTTCgtatttaatttgttcattcaCTATTGTTTATTCTGTTCATGCTACCGCTAGATATTTAATGTCTAAAGAGAATGCCAATCAAAGATCAATAGGATGGGTTTTGCTACTTCAAGAATTCAACTTGACAACCAAGGACAAAAAGGGagccaaaaatattattgcaGGCCATCTTTTAAGATTTACAAATGAGTGATCAATTAATACAATA
This window contains:
- the LOC102618730 gene encoding uncharacterized protein LOC102618730, translating into MADDRDKVIRDYAVLTPQAINPGIVRPELQADNFELKPMMFQMLQIVGCYICSLTKHFSSLSHNRNPRIKIDQKSHHSATVQTIILNWTPISHRFSVSLSFRHKLFSEPSPSVRFLQGIKARGFIFGPPIAWAIGAKFVPMRKPKKLPGEIISEEYSLEYGKYVMEMHVCAVQAGERALIVDDLVAIGGTLSAAIRLLGRFVSFNFHLERCQKMVLLLEFSLEVLLEVLLLEYLH